TCAGACATTTATTCACGGCGTGGGAGACCAATTCAACATGTCCCAGCTCCTCAGCCGTAATGCTCATCACCAGATCATAGAAGGGTTTCAGCTTTTCTTTGGAACGAAAGTTAAAGGACTGGTACAAATAGTTGTTCAGGGTGGACATCTCACCGAACTTGCCCCCGAGCAGCTCCTGTACCGCTGCCGCCGCATTAGGATCTGGCTTCTCAACGTCCGGGATTTCAATCATAATCTCATCCATACGTGTAAACATGGTGGTCTTCATCTCCTCAGCAATAGATGTAAGCATACCTGTCTATTTTGCACCTATTTCTACGTATTCAAACATCACCGCTGAGGAAGCTGGACATGCAGTTCATGATTGTTCTTCGGCTGCTGCGAGGCCATCTTCAGAACATAGCTTCTCGTTCCGCTTGCCGGGGCATCCTGCCAGAGCCGGTAGCCTTCTGTAGCGGTCACGGCAGCATTGCCCGTACTGGCAGAGCCTGCGAAGTAGTTCTCGTTCAGCCTTCCGACAACGTCAGCCATTAGCTTCAGCTCAGCCTCCGTATAACGGGCGTAGGCGGGGTCTTCAGTCAGACGGGAATAACTCCGGGTGGCAGACCGCTTGCGGAAATTGGCTTCACTGTAGGCCCTGAAGCCCAACAGATTCGGATCGGTATTGCGGGTGGCAGCAGCCCATTGCTCCATCCCTAATCTTGCAGTGCTGTAATCCAGAGTCTGATGGGCGGAGGAATAGGTTAAGAGTCCATATTGATGGGGGAAAACAGACAAAGCACTGCTGGCGATGTCATAGATGCGCTCCCCGTCATGACTGTATTCACTGATATCCTGAATGTGTATATGCCCGCTGAGAACCGTCCGCACACCGCTCTTCATTAAGGCATCTGTAACCTTGGCATGGTCCTCAATAGTGAAGCCCTCCTGAATGAATTCACTGTGATTCAACAGGCTGTGATGCATGACCGTCACGAGCTGCGCGCCTGCGGCAGCGGCCTTCGCACCGCAGGCGGCGATCCATTCCAGGGTCCGGTCACTGACCCGGCCCTCCAGCTGGGGATGGCCAAGCGCTTTATTGTCTCCGTACTGTGCAGTATCCAGCATGAGCAGCCATAGCTCCTCTGACGGGGCAGCCAGATAGCTGAGCGAATCCTCGTCTCTCAGCAGGGCTTCATCATAACCGAAGCTGCCATAGATTTTGCGGAATGCCTTGGCGCTCACGGAATCTGTGGCGTATTGGCGCTTATCGCGGAAGCTCCGGGCCCAGGGATTCTGGATATCGTGATTGCCCGGAATCACATAGATCCGGGTTCCGGTGTCTTGCTCAATGCGCTTCAGATGTCCGGCCAGCTCCTTATGGCTGGCTTCTTCCCCGTTGTTGCTGAGATCCCCGCTGATAATCACCACATCCGGCCTGCGGATTCCGATATCATAGCCCAGCGCCTCCAGCATCTCCTTGCTGTAGCCGAGCTGCTTGCCGTCACCGGCAGCCAGAAACTGCTGGAAGGCAGGCCCGAGATCCCTAAGCTCCTGCGCTAAATAATGGGTGTCGCTCGTCGTCAGGATACTCAGATCATGACCGGATTGAATCCGGTATTGTTGCGGTTCCGGCTCCGCTGCATCCTGTCCGTTACAGGAGGAGAGCATCAGGAGCAGAAGGGGAAGGATAGCATACTTACGGATGAATTTCATTAGGCCAGCACCTCTTTTCAAGGGTAACAATGTAAAAAGAGGGTGTTCTCCCCGGCCGCTTGCCCGAAGAGGAACACCCCGCACCCTGCCGCGTTATTTTTTCACTTCAGTGACGCCGGTTACCTTACCCTGATCTGCTGCGGAATAGGTAGCCTGGTACTTGTCATCGGAGAAATAGACATTGCCTTCAATGGTGGCATTCACGACGGAGAAGCCGTCAGCCTCCACATAGACATCACCCACAAAGGTCCCTCCCTGAATCCGGGCATTCTCACTGCGGATCGTCAATTTCGGAGCGGATAGCTTGAAGGAGTTCGTGATGTTGTGATCGGCATCCTGGGTATAGAGCGCGATCTTGCGGGCAGGCTCTTCCTTATGGATGAATTGTCCGTCGAGCACAAGCTCCTCAGAGAAGCTCAGGTCCTTCAGCGTAGCTGCAATCCAGGTGCCGTCTTTGCTGATCGCCTTCTTGAAGGCTTCCCCGTTATCGACTACCGAAGCCGAAGTGACTGCATCCGGTGCAGCGGTAGCCGCCGTATTGCCGGTGTTCGCTGCTGTGCCGGTATTGCCTGCATTTTTGTTTGCGTTGCCGCATCCGATGAGCAGAGTCAGGGTGAATGCCGCCAGTATTACTGCGATCTTTCTCATGTGATAACCTCCTTTAGGTGTGTAATGCTGATGGTATTTTCCTTGAAATTAATATAGAATGATTGGTACGGAATTAATGTGATCCAGTTAACACTGCTACAATAATATTTACCGATCGTTCTATAAATGGTAAAATAGACCGCGAAAGGAGCATGATCATGGCGCGAAGCAAAGAGTTTGACATTGATGATGTATTGCTCAAGGCAATGACGATTTTCTGGCAGCAGGGCTATGAGAAGACCTCCATGCAGGATCTTGTAACCGGTATGGGAATTCACAAGCGAAGCATGTATGACACCTTTGGAGACAAGCATACCTTATATATAAAAGCGCTGGAGCGCTTTGCTTCCCTCCAAAGCTCCAGGCTGGAGAGCCGGATTGAGGGCATCACCTCTGCCAAGGCAGCCATCCGCCTCTTATTCGAAGCAACCATCCATAGAAGTGAAACAGAGCCGAAGGGCTGTATGCTGGTGAATACGGCAGTGGAGCTGTCGGGTCATGATCCGGAAGCTGCTGGCCGGGCGAATGAGGCTTTTCTGAATACAGAGAGATTAATTGAACGGCTGATCCTGCATGGACAGGAGACCGGAGAACTATCCTCCCGGCATCCGGCTCCGGCGCTGGCTGCGTATCTGCACAATGCCCTGGTGGGTCTGCGGGTTATGGTCAAGGCAACACAGGATACGGGCAAGCTCCAGACCATTGCCGATACTACGCTTGCTGTGCTGGACTAAGCTGCCGTATTAGTATGAACGCGCCTGCCGGTAATTATCCAATATATATTCGGGATCAGCAGGTGTGCGAGTGTATTCAGGCTTCAATATGAACGCGGTATGCATTACAATATGAATCTGGATTAAGGTTACACGGCAGGAGGGAGCAACAGGAATGGCTAAGCAGAAATACTACGTAGTATGGGAAGGCAAGAAGCCTGGAGTCTATAATACATGGGCGGAATGCCAGGCGCAGACGGATCATTATACCGGAGCGAAATATAAATCCTATGAGAGCAAGGCTGCTGCTGAGACAGCCTTCAAGGCAGGCTGGAAGGGCAACTGGGGAACGGGTGCAGCAGCTTCAGGAATGTCCGGCACAAGCAAGTCAGGCAAGTCCTGGAGCCGCAGCGCCGGCGTGGAGACGTCTGAGGAGATTGATTATGACAGCATCTCCGTGGATGTAGGCACCCGGGGGAATCCCGGACCGGTCGAATACAAAGGCGTGGATACCCAGACCGGGGATGTCATTTTCTCCTGCGGTCCGATCCGTAAAGGGACCAATAACCTCGGAGAGTTCCTGGCGATAGTGCATGCACTGGCTCTGCTTAAGAAGGAAGGCAGCAGTAAGACGGTCTACAGTGATTCTGTCAATGCAATGAAATGGGTCAAGCAGAAAAAGGTGGCGACGACCTTGCCCCGGGATGCCTCTACAGAGGAGATCTGGCAGCTGATTGACCGGGCGGAGAGCTGGCTGAGGACCCACACCTATAACAACAAGGTGCTGAAATGGCAGACGAAGTCATGGGGCGAAATCAAGGCGGACTATGGCCGCAAGTCTTAGTAGAAAGAAAGGGCGAAACGGCAAAACCCGGCAGGTTCAAAGGGGGTTCCGTTCCGCCCTTTTAAATGAGGGGAGTGTGAACTTTTGGACAGTGAAGGTAAACTCACTATTGTGCCGTTAAATCATGAATTAATAGAGGATATCAATCTGACAAATGATTATTTTGAGTTGTATGGCAGAGTGGTTCCCAGTTTACAATCCGGAAGATGGTCTTATACAGAAGTTCTTTTTGAGGAAACCGGAGAAACACGCTTTCCGGATGACAACCTTGACTGGAGCGAGTATATCAACCGAGAGGATAAAGCTTTGTTTTTAGCTTATATGAATAATACCTGCATAGGACAAATTAGAATAATTCAGGACTGGAACCGCTTCTGTTATATTGAGAACATTGCTGCTAAAAAAGAATATAGAGGCAGTGGAGCCGGAAAGCTGCTCTTAAATACAGCAGAAGAGTGGGCAAAGCAAAGACAGCTTATAGGAATGTCCCTGGAAGCGCAAGATGATAATCTTGGGGCATGCAGATTTTATGTGAAACAAGGATTCATATTAGGTGGTGTTGACACACTGAAGCAGTCCTATCATCCTAATATCGAAACCACTTTATACTGGTATAAGTTATTCAAGTATGCCATGGATTAAGCGCTATTTATCATGTTATAATTCTCATTACGCACTTATAAAGTGAACAAGGCCGCAAATAAATTCCTGTTACTCTGGTTAATAACAGGTTATGAAACAATACTAATAGCAGGGGAATTGGGAGGAGAACCGAATGTTTGGCAACGATTGGGATGAAGTGCTTCAGGAAGAGACGCAGAAGCCTTACTTCGAGGAATTGCGCTATGCCCTGGCACGCGAGTACAAGCAGTATACAGTCTATCCCCCGAAGGACAAGCTGTTCTCGGCGCTGAAGCTGACGCCTTACAGCAAGACCCGGGTAGTTATTCTTGGACAGGACCCTTATCACGGCGCAGGACAGGCCCACGGCCTTAGCTTCTCGGTAGAGCCGGGTGTAAGGATTCCGCCGTCATTGCGTAATATCTATGCGGAGCTGCACAGTGATCTTGGTGTAGAGGTACCGGGTCACGGATCGCTGCTGCACTGGGCAGAAGAGGGCGTGCTGATGCTTAATGCCGTACTGACAGTACGCGAGGGCCAGCCGAATTCGCATAAAGGTCTGGGCTGGGAGACCTTCACGGATGCCATCATGGAGAAGCTGAACGAGCGGACAGAACCGATGGTCTTCATCCTGTGGGGCAGCCATGCCCAGCTAAAGGGCGCGGTAATTGACCGCAGCAGACATAAGGTGATTCAGTCCCCGCATCCGAGTCCGTTCTCTGCACACCGGGGATTTCTGGGCAGCCGCCCGTTCTCTCAGGCCAACCAGTATCTGGAACAGCATGGGCTTCAGGGTATAGACTGGTCTATACCGAGGGTATAAGTAGTTCAGGCACAGGGAAGGGCGTGGAGCCATGAAGCATTGGGTTGGCAGACCGGTCATTATGTACTGCGGCGAGCAGCCATATACGATCATGAAAGGCGTTCTGCGCAGATGGGATCTTGCAGCTTCGGTGGCCGTCATCGGGCATCAGGAGATTGCCGTCCCTTTCCGCGATATTGTATATATCAAAGCTTTGGCTCCCAAAGAGAGAGCGTTGCCCCCGGTTCTCCATTCGGTCGGATATATTATGACAGAACGTCTGCAGTTTGATAATGCCGTCTATTTCAAATCAGCGGTTACTGTCTGGAAAGGGGACCAGCTGGTTGCATTCAATGCGACGATCATCGCACATACCAAAGGCTCCGTGACGCTGTATGGCGGGCAGAACCTGCCTAAGGGCAACCACACTTTCGTGGTCCGCTCGCTGCGTGGCTGAAGTCCGGATACATCCAAGCATATACATTGAAAAGCCCTCCGGCGCGAAGATGCACCGGAGGGCTTTTTATTAAAAGATAAGAATTTATATGTTTTGGGGCCCCCGCAAAGTACCTGAGTTATCACCTACGCTAAAGCCCCACTTTGTGGGGTTGCTTTACTATAGCTTATCGTCCTTGACGATCTCGATCTCAATTCCCGGCGGAGCGCCGGGCTCGGGTGCGGGCTGATCCACCCTTTCGGCGACAATGATCTCGTAAATGCGCAGGAAGATGATTTTGATAATCATATAGACCGGAAGCGCAATGAGTACGCCGATTAGGCCGTAGAAGTCGCCCCCCACGAGTACAAGCAGCACCGTGGTCAGCGGATGCACATCCAGTGACTTGCCGTAGATGACCGGGGACAGCACGTTATCCTGAATCTGCTGCGCAATCAGGATAACGACCGCTGACCAGATCGCCATCGAAGGCGATTCGATGAACCCCACGATAACAACCGGAACCGCCGCCAGCAGCGAGCCCACATAGGGAATGAAATTCAGCGGGATGGAGATCACGGCGAGCAGCAGAGAGTAAGGCAGGCCGATCAGCAAAAACCCAATGTACAGCAACACGCCCAGCACCACATTAAGCAGGACACGTGTAACGATGAAGCCGCTGAGTGCAGAGTCAATATCCTTGAACATCTCCTGGCCTTCCTTGCGGTACTTTCTCGGAATCAGGCCTTGAAGAATCGGGGACAGCTTGTGCCCGTCCTTCAGCATGTAATAGAGAATGATCGGCAGGGTAGCGATAACCACGACAATACTGGAGATCACTGTGATCAGGTTGGACATCGAATTGGTCACCCAGTTAATGGCACTGTTCAAATACTCTGTCAGGCGTGTGGTCACATCCGTGTCACCCTTGAAGAAGCGGGAGAACGCCGGATCATTCTGGAGCTTGTTGAACTGATTCTGTATACCCTCGACCAGATACGGCGTATTGTCGATGAAATTCTGGATTTGCTCGCGCAGTGTAGGCCAGACCAGCACCCAGAATAGAACGAACAGCCCGGTGAACACAAGATAGATCAGCAGCACGGACAGCCCGCGGTTTACATTTTTGGTCCCCAGATAGTTGACGACCGGCCGCAGCAGATAATACATGAAGCCCGACAGCATCATGGGTACGAGCAGCAGTTGAATGATAGAGACCAGCGGTGTGAACAGAAAAATGACCTTGGAGCCTAAGTACAAAATCGTCAAAAAGGCGATAATGGCCAGGCAGGTCCGGAAATACTTGCTTTGAAGCACAGCAGCCCCCCCAATCTCTTAAGTTATGTTTATGTATACGTATCTTTATAACCGAATTAGAAGAGATTGATTCACAACCCGCTGGAGCCGTTGCTACAAACAAGGTTCAAGGAAGGGGTTCAATGCCCGAGAAGAGTGGTAATATCGCCTTAACAGGAGGGATGCCGCATGCCAACATTGATATTGGGGATTTTTGGACACCGGAGTGATGCGGTGCTGGCGATCGAGGAATTGAAGGAGATTGGGATCAAGGCGAAGCATATCTCGGCTGTCACGAAGCAGAAGAACACGCTGGAGATCATCAGCAAGGATGCCGCGATTGGGGATGTGGAGACGGGGCGGGGGAATAATGGCTTGTTCGGTACAGCCCGCGGTCTTGGGGTAGGCCTGGATATGGTGGGCGATTCTGCGGTCGCAGCAGGTCCGGCAGCCCGCAAGCTGGCGGGAGCGGATCTGGAGACAGATGGACTTGCGGTCAGCCTGATCGGGATGGGAATTCCGCATGAGGATGCGGAAGCGTATGCGAAGCATGCCGATCTGGAGCATATTATTGTCATTGTCCTTCTGCCCGAAGCGGAGCTGCGGGAGAAGGTGCAGGCCATATTTACGAAGCATGAGGTCATACCTTTGAAGTAAGCGATGGGTTCGAAAAATATATACGTTCAACGCAGCCGGCGGGACTTTCGTCTGGCTGCTTTTTTTTTGCGGTTCTGCACGAACAACACCGGGTCGATGTCTGTAGTTACCTTTCCGCCAGTTTCCTTGGTCACCTGCTTGGCTTTTACCAGAGAGAAAAAAGCAAACAGTTCCCCGAGCACACCGAAGCCGGCAGCAATAATCGCATAATCCTCTGCACTGAGCTCCTCGGTTTCTACAGGGCCGTCACTGCCGCTCCCTCCGTGGCCGTTAATGCCGCTGCTACTGCCATTGCCGCCGTTACCGCCCGCGCTGTCATATCCGTTGTTGTTGTAATAGGCCATCTCCTGTTCACCCGCTTTTCCCCATATGTAATATAAATATGTTGCTCGCTGCCATTGTGAAATAGGCGATCGGGAGGTAATTTGCCGCGCAGGATGATACATTGACAGGCTGAAATGAGCATAAATGAGCAGGAATTGATCCAATTCTTACAGCAGCAGTGAATCCAGACAGGAATAGCAGGGTTAAACTGATGATTTTATGGCGAAAAATAAGCATAGAAAGCCTCTTTACAGTTAATGAAAACGCTGTTACAATCATGAATGAGCACAAATGGTCAACATCAATCACAAGTGATTTGAATCCAGTCATCTTATCTTTGAATTCAGTAGTTACTGTATATATAGGAATCCGGCAGCGGGTAGCTGCACATCCTAAGGAGTGAGCTGCATGTTTGAAGAAGAACGCAAACGGATGATTCTGCTGTTTGTCGAGAAGCATACAAGAGCCTCGGTTCAGGAACTGGGCCAGGAGCTGTCCGTCTCGGAATCCACCATCCGCCGGGACCTCAAGGAGCTGGAGGAAGCGCGGTTGCTGAAGCGTACGCATGGCGGGGCGGTGTCCCTGCAGAGTGTGAACTTTGAAGCCGCGGTTCCGGACAAGGAAGACCGGTTCCTGGAGGAGAAGCTGCGGATTGCCGGGAAGGCTGTGGAGATGATTGAGGAAGGCGATGCCATTCTCCTTGACGGGGGTACCACCACCCTGCAGATTGCCCGGGCGCTGAAATCATTCCGTAATCTCAAGGTCATCACCAACTCGATCATGGCGCTGAATGAGCTGAAGGACTGCCGTCATATTGAGGTATCCATTACAGGCGGGATGCTAAGGCCGGACACCATGGCTTTTGTCGGGCCGATGACCGAACGCTCGCTGGACATGGTGCGGGTGGATAAAGCCTTCCTCGGCACCAACGGGCTGGATATCCGCGAAGGGATTACGACGCCGAATATGCTGGAAGCGGCCACGAAGCGCAAAATGATTGCTGTAGCGAAGCAGACGATTCTGCTGGCCGACCATAGTAAGATCGGGCAGATCTCCTTCTGCAAGGTTGCAGATTTGCAGGAGATGGACCACTGCATTCTGGATACCGGGATACCTGATAGCTTCCGGAGACAGCTTGATAAGCTGGATGTGGATTATACACTGGTGTGATGGAAAGACAAACATTATAAATGAGGGATGAATGATGATCTATACTGTGACACTCAATCCTT
The sequence above is a segment of the Paenibacillus sp. FSL R7-0204 genome. Coding sequences within it:
- a CDS encoding metallophosphoesterase, which codes for MKFIRKYAILPLLLLMLSSCNGQDAAEPEPQQYRIQSGHDLSILTTSDTHYLAQELRDLGPAFQQFLAAGDGKQLGYSKEMLEALGYDIGIRRPDVVIISGDLSNNGEEASHKELAGHLKRIEQDTGTRIYVIPGNHDIQNPWARSFRDKRQYATDSVSAKAFRKIYGSFGYDEALLRDEDSLSYLAAPSEELWLLMLDTAQYGDNKALGHPQLEGRVSDRTLEWIAACGAKAAAAGAQLVTVMHHSLLNHSEFIQEGFTIEDHAKVTDALMKSGVRTVLSGHIHIQDISEYSHDGERIYDIASSALSVFPHQYGLLTYSSAHQTLDYSTARLGMEQWAAATRNTDPNLLGFRAYSEANFRKRSATRSYSRLTEDPAYARYTEAELKLMADVVGRLNENYFAGSASTGNAAVTATEGYRLWQDAPASGTRSYVLKMASQQPKNNHELHVQLPQR
- a CDS encoding TetR/AcrR family transcriptional regulator, with protein sequence MARSKEFDIDDVLLKAMTIFWQQGYEKTSMQDLVTGMGIHKRSMYDTFGDKHTLYIKALERFASLQSSRLESRIEGITSAKAAIRLLFEATIHRSETEPKGCMLVNTAVELSGHDPEAAGRANEAFLNTERLIERLILHGQETGELSSRHPAPALAAYLHNALVGLRVMVKATQDTGKLQTIADTTLAVLD
- the rnhA gene encoding ribonuclease H, with the protein product MAKQKYYVVWEGKKPGVYNTWAECQAQTDHYTGAKYKSYESKAAAETAFKAGWKGNWGTGAAASGMSGTSKSGKSWSRSAGVETSEEIDYDSISVDVGTRGNPGPVEYKGVDTQTGDVIFSCGPIRKGTNNLGEFLAIVHALALLKKEGSSKTVYSDSVNAMKWVKQKKVATTLPRDASTEEIWQLIDRAESWLRTHTYNNKVLKWQTKSWGEIKADYGRKS
- a CDS encoding GNAT family N-acetyltransferase, with protein sequence MDSEGKLTIVPLNHELIEDINLTNDYFELYGRVVPSLQSGRWSYTEVLFEETGETRFPDDNLDWSEYINREDKALFLAYMNNTCIGQIRIIQDWNRFCYIENIAAKKEYRGSGAGKLLLNTAEEWAKQRQLIGMSLEAQDDNLGACRFYVKQGFILGGVDTLKQSYHPNIETTLYWYKLFKYAMD
- the ung gene encoding uracil-DNA glycosylase gives rise to the protein MFGNDWDEVLQEETQKPYFEELRYALAREYKQYTVYPPKDKLFSALKLTPYSKTRVVILGQDPYHGAGQAHGLSFSVEPGVRIPPSLRNIYAELHSDLGVEVPGHGSLLHWAEEGVLMLNAVLTVREGQPNSHKGLGWETFTDAIMEKLNERTEPMVFILWGSHAQLKGAVIDRSRHKVIQSPHPSPFSAHRGFLGSRPFSQANQYLEQHGLQGIDWSIPRV
- a CDS encoding AI-2E family transporter; the protein is MLQSKYFRTCLAIIAFLTILYLGSKVIFLFTPLVSIIQLLLVPMMLSGFMYYLLRPVVNYLGTKNVNRGLSVLLIYLVFTGLFVLFWVLVWPTLREQIQNFIDNTPYLVEGIQNQFNKLQNDPAFSRFFKGDTDVTTRLTEYLNSAINWVTNSMSNLITVISSIVVVIATLPIILYYMLKDGHKLSPILQGLIPRKYRKEGQEMFKDIDSALSGFIVTRVLLNVVLGVLLYIGFLLIGLPYSLLLAVISIPLNFIPYVGSLLAAVPVVIVGFIESPSMAIWSAVVILIAQQIQDNVLSPVIYGKSLDVHPLTTVLLVLVGGDFYGLIGVLIALPVYMIIKIIFLRIYEIIVAERVDQPAPEPGAPPGIEIEIVKDDKL
- a CDS encoding DeoR/GlpR family DNA-binding transcription regulator produces the protein MFEEERKRMILLFVEKHTRASVQELGQELSVSESTIRRDLKELEEARLLKRTHGGAVSLQSVNFEAAVPDKEDRFLEEKLRIAGKAVEMIEEGDAILLDGGTTTLQIARALKSFRNLKVITNSIMALNELKDCRHIEVSITGGMLRPDTMAFVGPMTERSLDMVRVDKAFLGTNGLDIREGITTPNMLEAATKRKMIAVAKQTILLADHSKIGQISFCKVADLQEMDHCILDTGIPDSFRRQLDKLDVDYTLV